CCAAGCTAGTTGTGGTGTATATGTAATACGGTAATATGAGGAGATTAAACATTTGTATGGTTTCACAGCCATAATGGCCCTCTGCGTGAAACCGTaactaaaaatgaatttgatacGCCTTACTCTAAATGTGAGAGTTGGGAATAACACGTGGATGTCATTTGCTAGATGACATCTCAAAAACACCACATTCTGCTCCCCTATAGAAAGAAGGGAAACGCCTTGAAGTCACGTGTCACTACTGTGGCTTGATTGAAAATGAAAGCTCCCATCTTATGAAGCGACCCTGTACAGGAGAAGCGGTGtcaaaaatgacatgaaaatatCAAATGTCTCATGTACAGTGATACCTCTACTGTCGAACGTCTCTTTATACGAAatattcaagttacgaaacgcctcaacaggaaaatattgcctcttgttaaaaaagaaatttcaaaaatCGAAAGGCTTGGAACgtattagggcatttacatggaaaacgcgtctacTGTACTTACAATATTTTCGAGTTaagaaatgtcttccagaaccaattttgtaagtagaggtaccagtgTAAAAAATTTGGTTGCTTGACCTGATTGTCTATTTCCTACAGGATGCCTTCTGGGGGCTGGTACAAATATGTGAGAAATACCTTCCCGGCTACTACAGCCCCGGCCTGGTGAGAAAGACACTGCGCAACAGATGTGATTATGACTGAAACAAGAGCACAGCTTGTATCTTATAGGCTGACACAATACTTGATCTGAATCAGCCCGACACCAAGAAGCATGGTCACGATGTAATTGTGTAACAAGAATGTGGTTTATGGATGATGAATCCTACCTTTTGATatcgcatgagcggtgattttTCTCAAGTGGAAACAGGATTTATTGTTCATCAAGATGATGTTATGTAATCTCCATTGTCTTTCTGAAACGTGCAGCAACATGATGCGACTGGACTGGTTTTTAATCGTGGAACATCCACACGCTTATGCAGAGGAGCACTTGGTTTCCAAACCCCACATTAATGGTTCTCTTCTCTGTGTCTCTTAGGAAGCTATACAGTTGGATGGAGAGATCCTTTTTGCTTTGCTGCGACGCGTCTCCCCACTAGCCTTCCGCCATTTGGAGAAACACAAGATTGACCCCATCCTCTACATGACTGAATGGTTTATGTGTGCCTTCTCTCGAACGTTGCCATGGGCCTCCGTGTTGCGTGTCTGGGACATGTTCCTCTGTGACGGTAACTCCCAGAATTGTATATCCACTCATCATGTGCAAGAATCTTTGATATATTTGGGgcatttgatgtatttttattggaataattcattttccagACTGTCGTGATAATACTATTCCTGTTTAGGATTTTTTCCAGTCTAGCTAGGGACAGAATCATACATCACGGCTCAAAGAGACAGAGGGACAAGCTGTTGTAATTCCTACCCCGTTTACCTGATTTTGATGTAAATACCCTAAAATTAAAGCTGGAGGTTTATCTAGTTAAAATTCATCTTAATTTATTTCAAACCCTGTCAATGTCACAATATTTATGGAGCCGACTGTATGCACCTAAATTGACTCAGAGCTTTGGATAAGTTGTTGAACGTTCTAAATAGCATAACCTAACAAGCCCTATTAACCTAGCCCTATTTTTAAAGATCATCTTTTACTGCAGCCTGGATTTTCTATGCTGACATAAAAACAATTGGTCCAGCAGCATTCCTTGGACCGACCAATGCTCAGAACACAGAGCAAATATACAAGGAAGAGCCATGTTACACAATTAATCCAAGTAATTTGGCTGAACAACTGGCTAAAATGGCTTAAGTAGTGTTTGCATACGCTGTACCACCTCCTGATTACGGGTAtctaagaatgtttttttttttaattaaacacaaaATTAAGAACAAAAAAGTTTAAGGACTGTgtagttggggaaaaaaaatcatacacaaGAAACACCCGATTAATAACTCTAATAgactttgtctttttcttgtGAAAATCAGGTGTGAAAATAATCTTCAGAGTCGGCTTGGTGCTGTTAAAGTGCATGCTGGGAAGTCGTGAGAAGCTGAAGGCCTGCCAGGGCCAATATGAAACCATGGAGCTTCTCCGAGCTGTGGAGCCTCGATACATGCAGGAGGGTTTCCTCGTCCGAGAGGTAAAAGCAGCAACGTTATTGAGTCGGTTTGATTAAAGCTCAGTCTTTTTCTAATGCCACACCAGAGTGGATGCTACTATCAAAGCATAGTAACTCTAAGTGATGATCCTTTCGTTACCATCAACTCAGCTAGTGCAAGGTTCAAGACAAATAATTCATTGGATAAAGTCAGCAAAGTGGGTGTTGGATTATCTGTGCAACAGAACTACTGGAAACTCACTCAGTCATCATCGTACAAATGCACACAATCCCACACATGACACATGGGGGGATTGTGTGGGATTGACAAATCACCGAATGAAGTCATAGAAAGtcatggaaagaaagaaataagttCATCCACTGTGTACTGGTCCCCAACAGGCGAGCTTGCGGACAGCGCTTTGAACTTAGAATATAGCTCCATTGCAGCATGCATCAACTCAAAACAAATGACAGTAATTATAGCTGACTCTTGAgtaagtgcttgcacaaaattgcgggcctttttttttttgtatgagtcACTAGACTGTCATGCCAGTAGTCTACTTGCTTCAGAATAACTGCTGAATTCTcactaatataaaatttttCTGAGTGAACTTAAGTGTTTCTATATTTACTTGCTCTGAAAATGTACTGAAATGTGAAGTTGTCACTTTTGAACTGTGACTGTTGCTGTCACTCTAGTCCAGAATTGTGATTTGTAGCTGCATGTCAAACAGGGCAGAACAGACAGAGCCCTTAGAGAAtggatacagtgcactccgcttaatagaacaccggttaatagagtaatccgcttaatagagcaaaaggatctggaacggatttgcctaatgcaatttcctatcaagatactccgcttagtagaacaggccgtaagcaatgaacattgtaaactagtggttttcgaagtgtagctatcgcgatactgtaccactatcgcgagaaaacgcggtagttctagccgtatacagtaacaggtagcacgcgtcactccacacatagacacacgcacgtcacaatggcttcaacttcattcaagagacgagggctatcacctgcggataagaaggacatactcagacgatacgatgcattgccggattctcagaaggtacgcccgcggtttccaggacttccctcttatccagcgcattgagagggaagtcaaccgcaaaattacggactcctgtttccagacaaaagtaacgaaatttttctcgtgatttgagatgtttgactgaagttgattaaagttgttttgttgtttgattaaagatatggacgtccacagtcgaaatatctcttctaactcgtcagcaggggtttttctgcgtgcataacttggtcgtcgacgtgtctgaaggtgtacctaataaagtgtctccggttaatagaaactccgcttagtagaacagaagcgcttcggcccaatggtgttctattaagcggagtgcactgtattagtaACTTAACAAACTGCAGCAcataaggggtggggggggggggggggttcacatcCAAAAGGGCTCATCCAGTCTTTATAATAAGCTGTCTGTATGAGTTGACTGCTGCTGACCCTGCCAGAGCACTTTGGCATTCACTTATTCAGTTGTAACGTTTAGCACAAAGACCAGACATGGCTGGCGCTTACTGTATTTCCCATAAAGGGCGCGTctattctttggaaaatgatctcAATGACTCATCTGTATCCGAATGACGCGTGTCTTCCTGACATAGATCTTGGAAGTGCCAATTACGGCGCGAGACGTGGAACGGGAACATCACACCCAGCTAAAGCGCTGGAGGAAGAGCCACGGCGAGCTCAATTTCAAATCTCCTCCGAGGATGCACGGCGCTCGACTCATCATGCTGGCCGATCCCCCGAGGCGCCAGGACCTCCAGCAGCACCCCACCATTTTACTGGAAGAGGCGGAGCTTAGCCCGCTGCTGAAGAAGGGCAAAGAGCACAAGAGCAGAAAGAAAACCCTGAAGAAATCGCAGTTTCCTGAGGTGATTCCAAACCCTTACCCTCTTCCCAACGCCACGCCACCCCCACCGTCTTATCCACCAGCCCCGCCTCCACTGCTAAACAAGGCCCCGGAGACTGTACCACAGACTCAAGCAGACCCAATTCACCAGGACCACGCGCCTTCTGCAGACCTCCCGCCTGCCAAAGAGACTCCCCTACAGCAATCCACACACAGCCTCAGCAGCACAGACCAGGATACGTACCTGTAATTCTGACGCGCGCAGTGTGTGCGTAATAGCAGCACCAGCACCCTTCAGCCAACAACCAGCCATGGATGAGTTTATTAGACTGTTGACTCCTCCTCAAATACCAGTTTGGCTTATGATAAGACTGATGTCCAACTACAGCGTAAAACTGCCTTGATGCTCTCTACATCGCAACACCTGACTTCCTGGgacaacattgtcttttttgatGCGTGGAAGTAAATTGCCAAAGTAATGgggatgtgttgttgttttttttgtctactcGGATAAAACACTACAGTGGATTTTTGATGCAATCAATACGCAAACACTTCCTTTTGCAGTGGGCAGCCTTTCAGTCAGATGGTTTGGTCTGTCTGCAGTCCAGCTGCAATTCCTCTTTACATTCCCTGTTTGGAAAGCTTCTCACCACACAGTCTGTTGGGAGACAATCTTATTTTCATGAGTgctctttgttttcaacatgCACATTGAACACTTGAgcatttcatttttacagtcttacattttaaaaaaattgtccagACATTGTACTTGGGATCTTTTTATCacagttatttattttctacTCTGTCACAAAAGCCTTGGTGGTGCACAAatggttggcttttttttttcttttctttaacgtGGATAACTTAACCCACAAACACTGTGCCACTTTCTGTAGCTTTGGAACAGCAGAAAAGGACTGGTGTCTTGGCAGCAGCCACAAGAAAACTGTACCAACATTCCTGGCGTCTTAAGAGCTAATTAACCTGAACGTGCTTGTTTGCCAAATGCTAATCAGTATAACTAATGACTTTGTGCATGTGCTTTCTCTCGAGACTTGCCAGTGGCATAATGGTGCTGACCTTCCTTTTGCAATTGCTTGGCCCTTTCCCCACCTGTTCCTTGTTTGATCCATTTGTTCCATAATTTTGATTTCAAGCCTTGTGGTTAGGCTTCTTTTTGATTGGGAGATGTAAAACTTTGAACGATATTTGGTGACACTTTTACTAAGCAACTGGATGTTTTCAAACATCTTTACATGTTTCCACGGTAGTTGTCATTTCTATGAGACCGCACATTTTTAAACTACTTTGGAACATCTTCACTATATCCACAAACAGTATATTTTCAACCTTGTATCAACTTTGCAATACTAGAGAAAAACGTGACTGTCATTGAATTGGGAAACAATGTTTATgctataaataaacatttatctGGAAAATATTCTGAATAGTTTCATTGTACGATACCATTCTTTGGTGGGTTCTGAAAGAAGCGCTTTGCAACatgttattgctttttttttttaataaaaagttttcaattttgttcaattttaaaACAGCTCTGTGAGGTTACTTATGTCTCCCCTTACAACCAATAGAAGGACGAGCTTTTTCAATATGTGCCAGATATCTTCCGATCACCAGTAGATGGCGCAGTATAGTCGTGACAGAAACGAAGCTTCAGTTATGGAGAACGTTTTACACCGGATGAGCCtgatgactgcattcatttaatAACCTCGCCTGCGATCTTGTACTAAGAAACCAAAACATGGTTTACACATTTTTAACTGTTGAAGGACATTGTTTAAGATTTTTTGGAATGATGATCACACTTTTATTCTCAggtgatttttcattttgcatagATAATCACTTTagccaaaggagaaaaaaataattaaaatatataaacatgTCTCTAAAAGtaagtaaaacattttcttctcctAGAGCTCTCTATAtcggagggttttttttcaggtaaGTACTGCACGTAGATATGCATCTGACTTGAAATTAGCCTCCTTTTTTGCTGTGTCAACCAAAATACAACGATTTGCAAATTACTTTCAACCTATATTCAGTTGAATACTAAGGCAAAATATGTCATGTTCAAATTCCTGAATGTTATTGtcttggattggataaactttattgtcaaatgtactgaatGTGTAACAGCACAGATTGTTGATTCATTTCGCAACTAGTCCAACAATTCAAAATTTTTCAACATACAGTTGGAAAGAATTTTGTAATTTCATCATCCACTGTCCATTATACGATCAAAAGATAAAAGGAATATGCAGAAATCTCTGCACAGAATCGTCAAAGAGTAAAATCATCCCTCAGGCAGCACTGCATTAAATCTGGCATCATTGTATCAAAGATATTGGGAGCACTTCATCAGATTGTCAACTATAGCGACCATCGTTACGTCTACAAATGCAAGTTAAAACCTTCCATGTGAAGCAAAACCCAAATAACACCCAGAAACGCTACCGGCTTTTCAATGCCTGAGCTCTTCTGAAATGGACTGACGCAAAGTGCATAAGTATGCTGTGGTCTGATGAATATACATTTCACATTCCTTTTATAAATCATGGAGGTTAGTGCCCATGACATGGATCTGACACATCTGTGGAAGTGTAATTCATTTCGAAAGGTGCACACAGGTTTGGAGCATACGATTTGCTAACCATccaagcaatgtttttttttttttcagggatgtCCCTCcatatttcagcaagacagAGCCAAGTAACATtctgcatatgttacaataactTGGCCTTGTAGTAAAAGAGTGCAAGTATTTGACTGCCCAGCAGTCCAAACCTGTCTCCCATTAAAAATGTATGGCGCATTATGAAAGAATTCCACCGCTAAAGCTTCAACAGTTAGTATACTCGGTTGCCAAATGCTTATTGAGTGTAGTTAAAAAGAAAGGTGATGCAACAGTCCCAAACATGCCCCTGTCTGAACTTTATGGGAACGTGCAGGCATCAAGTTCAAATTgagtgaatccccccccccccccccaaataatcaGTTTGCGCATTAATTATCttatctttgtagtgtattcagttGAATATAGGTTGGAAGAGATTTTCAATATTCATTGtattgtgcttttatttatattttatactaCATCCCAACTCGAATGGAGTTGGTGGTTGTAGAAGCATAGCTGGAATAACAACAGTTGCGCAATacctttgttgttgtctttgtctGACTGATTGTCCTATACAACCTTGAATAGTGATAAAATTCTCCATGCAACCGGACAGTGTCAAATGTGTCATCGCAGATAGGACTGCCTGGTACAAACTCTTATCTCTGACCCGTTGCTGGTCTGGCGTCTAGTTCTGCTCATCCTGCTAATGAGACAGCAAGATTTGGACAGTAGCGTGTGAGGAGTGTGTTCGTTCATTGTACAAGTATTTAACCTTTTGACATCAAGACTTTGGACTCCACCCTCGCTCAGGAGGTCACTCCCGGTGTCAGCCCCTGTCTTTAAACTAATGACGGTCTTTCATTGTTTCCTTAATTCGTGACTGAATTGTTCAAGCCATTTTCTCCTCTTGGAGGTGTGGGGCATTTAGTCTGTTGCCCCAGGCCACCAAAGAGAATTCACACAAGTTGCCACCATGATGATGTAGGTAAGCCGGCTAACTTATTCCTAATCGTCCAGCAAGGcgtgagctgcagctgttgacTTTTGACCCTCTGGTCTTCAGAGGGTCGGATTACAAAAGGAAGCGGTGTATCTCACACAGCTCGGGGCTTTCTGTTTCGATTACATTTCATAGCAAGACATTTTATGTGTTGCGTTCGACGGAGAACACCTGCCGTCAAAATGCCCCAAGAACAAGCAGGAACTGAAGACACTTGCAGGAGAGGCCTGATAGAGCATCACCAAGGATGAAATCCAGCATCTGATGATATCTCTGCATTCCAGAATTCAATTTCTTAATTTGTCCCGTTACCTTTGGTCAGCACACATTCTATACAGactaaatgtaatgtaatgtaaatccTACAACATAAAGCCTCCTTTGGATGGAAATATCCACAAATTAAAGCTCAAAGTCTGCCGTTAAAGAGCATcttgtttgtttaatttgaaaTCCACTATGGTTGTGTTGAAAACCAAACAGATGAGTATTGGGTCCATGTCTCAATATTTAAGGACCTGAACTGTATTTCAGAGACTGTGAGTCCCTCAGATCTCAATCAATCAGATCCCCCAAGATTGACTTGATCTCTCTccatcaagtcttttttttcccaattgtgtGGTCATTCGCATCATTTGAAAAAAGGTGACGAGCCtctattttcacaaaaagagGCATAGAAATTGCATACATGTGTTTTAAAGGGAGTTGAAATGAAGTATGGATACTTAAAAAATCTACTTTAATGCATTGCGGTTACCAAGTATTTATACTTTGTTTCTCCCCACCAGTACAATGCTATAAGGGGTCCTTCCCTCACAGCCTGTGAGATCGCATTGGTGTGTACCCATATGAGGCACAGCAACAGTTAACGGCGGAGGTCCCGCAGGAATGCATGCACCGTCACGCTTTGCCTCTTTGCTTGGGACACCTGGCCCTCTTTCAGTGCCACCGTTGCATTTACATGTCAAAGGAGGTCGAGCAAGAAGGCCCTCTCTGTGCTCCGCTCCTCACTCCAGAGATGATCTGATTTATCTCTTCATCAACGGAAATATACGCTTCGACTCGGCCGTCCCGCCTCCCGTCCCCGGTTCGAGCGAGCGGTTAAAGGAGAGGCTTGTGATGCCCCGTGTGATCCCAGACCCAACGGACCCCCCTGTCACAATGCTTGATTCATGTGACGCGGCTGACATTCTCGCTGCTCTGAGGCTCAATGTGTTCAGGCATTGAGCTGGGGGGTGCAAAGCAAAAGGCCCCCGCGTTCACCAGGTATCCGATTCCCACGTTTGATGGAGCATAACAGGTTGGCTCAGGTCAAATTAACAGGCACAAGTAACAAATGTGAGGGCAGACATTGTGGCCATTGTGGTGCAGGTGAGCTTTCGGCTAGCAGTGGCAATAAAACAAGATTTATTGCTCTATAAGGGAAATCATTCATCTTTGTGAAGGAAGCATGCGGAGGGAATCCCAGTGCGAGAGCCAAGGTGGATAATTGAATCATCCCAGACTGTGGACCTCATGTGTTTATATGCAAAGGGAAAAGgcaatgcttttattttccctCCTCTGGGTTTTGGACTTGCTATGATTTCTCATGACCATATCGATGATGTTATTGCGCACAATTAAACAGCCCTCAGAAAAGCACAAACCTCAAACCAGCCATAGCTGCTTAATCAGTCAATGTGTAATCGACCGCAAGTAACATGACGAAGAGAATAATAAATCGAGGACagagagaaacattttttaaatctgtcaCTGCCGAATTAGTGTTTGGATCCAGACCAAAATGTCTAACATTGAGTTACGTATATTCCCTGCGCTGCCCTGAAAATGTAAACGTTGTTTCACGATGCTGAAGAAAAGTGATGAAAAGCTTCTTATCTTAATCTCGACCTTTACCTGAATCACCAGCAACCTTTGATGGAGTCTTCTCTGACCATCAGG
This sequence is a window from Hippocampus zosterae strain Florida chromosome 6, ASM2543408v3, whole genome shotgun sequence. Protein-coding genes within it:
- the LOC127602623 gene encoding TBC1 domain family member 10A-like, which translates into the protein MANTENGRRSVDTRSIRTLSSSHIDDESSLGSDSEINGFTSDKQTDKYGFIGGAQQYSEESAQDVPTAVLRQREVKWLDMLNHWDKWMIKRFNKVRLRSQKGIPPSLRGRAWLYLSGGKGKKEQNQGKFQELDSQPGDPKWSDVIQKDLHRQFPFHEMFVSRGGHGQKDLFRVLKAYTLYRPEEGYCQAQAPIAAVLLMHMPAEDAFWGLVQICEKYLPGYYSPGLEAIQLDGEILFALLRRVSPLAFRHLEKHKIDPILYMTEWFMCAFSRTLPWASVLRVWDMFLCDGVKIIFRVGLVLLKCMLGSREKLKACQGQYETMELLRAVEPRYMQEGFLVREILEVPITARDVEREHHTQLKRWRKSHGELNFKSPPRMHGARLIMLADPPRRQDLQQHPTILLEEAELSPLLKKGKEHKSRKKTLKKSQFPEVIPNPYPLPNATPPPPSYPPAPPPLLNKAPETVPQTQADPIHQDHAPSADLPPAKETPLQQSTHSLSSTDQDTYL